The Cyprinus carpio isolate SPL01 chromosome A3, ASM1834038v1, whole genome shotgun sequence genomic interval CTATCAAAAGAAACAGCTAATGGTAAGATTTGCTTATAATTGCATGATACATAATCAATGCTATGTAAAGACTTACTCTTTGTCCAGATGTCTGACCACATCTGTACGCCGAAAACCGTCCAATCTGTAGAGCTTCACAGCCAAGTGTTGAGCCTTGGCCCTGTCCATGACCTCAACGCTACCGTTGATGCAGGGACCAGCAGTATTCGTGTCTAGAACAGGCAGCTTGTCCTGCATATGGTGCTCTGATGTCATATCCTGTGCATGTTGTGCCATGTCTGTCAGCACTGTAGGTTGGTTCATGTCACTGGATGTGTCTGAGCACTCTGATGGCTCCATCTCTGATTGTGGCGTCTGCTCGCAGGGTTTCTCCTCCTCTGAACACTGGATCTGCTCTGAGGATTCGTTCTCATCTGGACATCCGAACTGCTCGGGCTGATCTCCCAGCTCAGACTCTGCTTGCTCTGGTAGCCCATTTTCAGGTTCAGACTTTTGTTCTGAACCGACAGGTTTTTCTACATATTCTTGGTCTTGTGCATTGAATTGCTCTGAGTGGTCCTGAATCTCTTCTGCATGTTGAAAAGTGCCATTATTCTGGTTCATCTCTGTCACTGTAACAGTTGTGCTTATCTTTTCTGGCTCTCGTGTCAGTATTACTTCCTCGATCTCCACTGAATTGTCCATAAGGTCCGACAGCTGCTCTGGTTGTTCTGTTGGGCCTGTAATGATGGCATCCTGTGATTGATCAGGCTGGACCTCTGGAGGAATTGACTCTTCCTTTTCCAGACATTGATCAGGTCCTTGAATCTGATCCTGAATATCGGTTCTTGCATCTGATGATTCTCCATTTGCTTCGGTCTCAGTCCACTCTCTTGTTTGCTTTTCACTGCCTGAATCTTTGGTTTCCTCATCGGCAAAATTCATTTGGGGAAGGACTAACGTGTCAGGTTCCTTATCGTCATGCGACTGTGAGCTGTCTTGATCCAGTTGAATCTCTGAGTCTCGTGCATCCATAAAGATCTGAATATCATCAGAAGGTTCAGAATGCTCTTCAGTCACATCTGCTCTGGAATCTGATGGAAAACAGCACAGATAAATACTTCCATGCAATATTGATTTCTGAGAACAACAAAAGACCCTACAATACAACACCAAGTCCAAACCTCTAGGAATGAAAAGGCTGATGGGAAACTCATGTGCATGTGGTCACATTTTAAAGGTTATGCAACAAAACTCATGAGGAAGAAGTGATATCGACCAAGTCAGCAAACAGTTCAACATTCACAGCTGACGAACACATGGCCATTTCACAAATGTCACATAATTACAACCACACCCCTATATGATTGAAATAATTTAGACTTAAAACGTTACCGTTGACATCTGCAAATGACATGGAGGGCTCTTCATGTAAAAGTGCCAGTTGTGTTTGGGTATCTGACTTCTGAGCATCATATGTCTattggagggggaaaaaaaaaactttagaacaCATTCATTTCactcaaacaaacatacatttgcCATCTTTATCTTCTGGTCAATTCTAAACCAACTCAAACTGATATTGTAATTAATTCAAACAAACTTTACTTTATGTTCTGAAAGTTGTTAAACTCACTtataaagctgttcttttgaagtaacaatatataaaagcacattaaaaagtgcacacacacagtattaaggaAGCAGGTCACTGGTTACTGATACAAGAACATGTCTACCAGAAAAACCACAAGGCCCTTCCGGTTTCACTGAAATACCTGGGAAGACGCAAGTCTAACATCGAGTTGTGACTCAGCTTCAGGTAAGAAATCAACAATGGCGTCCTGATTTGTGTTATAATTGAGATCTGCAGACGGAAGATCCAATGTCCAGTCGAAACTTGGCTCGGCAATGGAGTCCAGTTCAGTCTCAGATGATCCGGGAGGCTCTGTGGGCGTTTCTGGGGCATCCCATTGCACAGTAGCATAAGAAAGAGGAGCACAGGGAACAGTGACAGGGTACAAAGACACACCGTGATCTGGCAGGTCCAGACCCTCGCAGCTCTTCCTGGGGATGGTCTCATTCTCAAGGGTACTTTCATTATCCTGTTTCATCCTCTCTATGTACTGCATGGCCTCCAGGTAAGGCTCAGATTCCTGATAGTCTACGATATCCTCCATAGTCTTCTCATTCAGATGGTCATCATGAACAGTTTAGGAAGAGCTCATGTCAGTCTTTGTCCTCCGTGATGAGCAGGGCATCCATTTTGAGATCGTCACTCAGAAACACGGTTTCCTCCCACACCGACCAAAATTTTCAAGCTACAAACTCCAAGAGCCTGAGATTTCAGAAAACAATCTATATCATGATcattcattataaacattttgaGAATGTAAATCTTCACTTTAGTCTAAAGTGCATCGGTAGAGATAAAACCCTTTCATTAGCCATCATATCTGCGCAGCTATGATACCACAAAACCACGACACTTTACAGCCATGTGCATGAGACTGCTGAAACTTTAATTTCATTCAATTTAATTGACGATCCGTGGAAGCTGTTTGTGTTCAGCATTTACACAACAAAGGCaatataaataaagacaatataaACCATCAAGCTGACATGAAACACTGCAAAAAGAGAATCATCTGTAGAATCAGGTTTATTTGATAATCATACACTTCTCATGATGAAAGTCCAAACGACAGGATCAGAGTCAGTTTTTGCAGTGCTGAAACAGTCTGTCAAAACCACACAGAAATGAGCAATAAATTCTTTACATGTCATTTATTAGGCAATGGAGTCCTCCGTAAGCAACATGCCTGGTTTGCATGTTCACATTCTCTTAAAAAACAGCACACGACTAAATCAATGACTTGATTTATAATATCTAATGTGATGATAGTAGAGAATGGAGCTCACCTCAGCCGTGTCCTTCAGTGAAGCCACTTTTCAAGACACACAGAGCGGATGTGCTCTGCAATGACTTTTGCTCAAGCAGCACTGAGGCACATTTACACTTCCTGACCACAAACAACCACCactgacagtgagagagagagagagagagagagagagagagagagagagagagagagagagagagagagacatagagagagacatagagagagagggagagagagagacatagagagagagggagagagagagacatagagagagagggagagagagagacagttgaGGGTGCTTGGCGAGACTAAAACACTGCAAAACAGTGAAACTCAGTGAGTTCTTTACTTGCAGTTACAATCACTATAATCATCACCATTAGCACAGATAAACacaagactgacagacagacactgAGATGAAACATGAACTGACCCTCTAACAGTAATAGATTATAGATCAGCATATCACTTCCTGCTGCTTCTCACATCACCTCACACTTCCTGTGCTGTGgaaaacatgaatatgaaaaaGGCATCTTATGTTTCTGACACTTTCACAGTCCAGTGACATAAACTGTTTCATTGCAACACACACAGTTTAATCTTCATCTGATCTGTGATGGTCAGAATGTgtttaaacaataacaaaacactaTTCATGACATTCACACTTAAGTTCAAAAGTTAAAGGGGACTGAGAATATACAAAAAGCATGATATTAATACGTTTTCAGGACAGCAGTTAAATGGACAGTCTATGACATTAAAGAAAACTTAAAGAAATGGTACATTATTTGAAAAGTGTTATTAGGCTACACACAAACAAGAGAgcaaataagtaaaaaacaaacaaacaaacaaacaacaacaacaacaaaaacaaatagccTACATCACACTAGATCACCGACTCTCTGTCCGAACAGATTTTCTTTTCAAGTTCATCTTTAGGTGAATCAGATGAAATCCGTGATGCGGCGGTCGTTTTCAAAAAATCATTCGCAAACAAGTCCAacagcattttttgcattttacaggTACAGAATTCGGTTCAAATGACACACAAAAgtcaacgcaaaaaaaaaaaaaaaaaaaaaaacaccattcagCACCTGACAAATTTCACTCACCggctttgtgttgttttttactgCGGTCAGGCCAGCCTCCACTTTGAAACACACGGTCATTCTAGCCGCCAAGTTGTTTTATGTTGCGCGCATATACTAGGCGTTACGGTAATAGATCAAAGGAAAAGCGATCTCTGGCATTCATTTAGCCTTTTGAGCCAGTTTCTCTGTCAATAATGAAGGAATGAGTGAatgaattcatgaatgaatgaatacatttaaaataatacaaatgtttaaaaaaacggtctgataaaatgaaaatgacttcaaatgttgagtaatattaaatgtaaaatgttcaaataaaattaaaataactgatgagaaataacaaaataaaactctaTCACGAACTTGCATATAACCATATGTATCTGTAAATTCACAtagttataaaaagaaaactccctgtctccacacacacacacacacacacacacacacacacgcacacacacacacacacacaagtttcacttttgattAACAGTACACCACTCCAGAATGTCATTTTCCCAATGTCAGGACTGTCTGATTTCCAATTACACATTACACATTTCGACAgtctaatttcaattcagattaatagtccaATACCAGAGTGTCACTCAGCCAGTTTCAGGaagatctgatgttgcattacaaaataaaagccctcaaAAACTCATATATGACCAGTTTTGTCTTTGCTTTTGgatagctctaaaaaggaaactccctgtttccacagaacaatttcaattcagattgaCAGTCCAGCACCCCAGTCAGTGTCACTCAGCCAGTTTCAagacgatctgatgttgcattacaaaataaatgcactcTAAAAACTCATATTCTAcgtgcctgtgattttgaatagctctaaaatgAAAACCCAGTGTGTCACTCAGCCagctttattttgtaatgcaacatcagatcgttcTGAAACTGGCTGAGTGCCATCCTGGGGTAGTGGacaattaatctgaattgaaactgGTGTGTGGAAACAgagagtttcctttttagagttatccaaaatcacaggcagaacaggtagAATATGAGTTTTGGGGGTCTTTTATTATGTAGTGCAACATCTGACAGTCCAGAAATTAGTTGAGTGACACCCTGGGGTAGTGgctattaatctgaattgaaactggtctgtggaaacagggagttctACATTTACTATTACTCAACGTCATTTCAATGTtatcagaacttttttttttaaacatttctatttttttttttttttattattatcattattattcgttagttcattcattcattcattatggaCAGATAAACTGGCTCAATAAATTAATGCCAGAGATCGGTTTTGCTTTGATCTGAGTTTTTATAGGCTTTTACCGTAACGCATAGTACCACAAAACAACGTGGCGGCTAGAATGACCGTGTTTTTCAAAGTTGAGGTGGCCTGACcgcaggtatttatttattttttttcttctttttttcctgcgATACCGATGCGCGTCTACAGGAAAATGATCATACGATTGGCTGTTGGGAAAAGCGAAAGAATTGTATGAATTGTGTTGTCATGTCATTGATCCAGAGACAAAGACTAACAAAAAGTAATCGATCTATACAAGTGAATGGCTTTCAGAACAAATGCTGTCGTAAGTTTAAATAAAGGTATACAACGTATAGATAATTATAGTTCGAAATGACGCGTTATATCGCCGAAAGCATATCGAAAAAAAGCAATCAGAGCGGCTGTAATTTTCTTCCAATCCCGAAGGGGCAGCGGTGAGTCCGGCGGCGCTCAGGATTGTTCCGCGGTCACTGCGGCTCTGTGTATTTGTTGAAATGGCGAAGTTTGGCGATTTAAAAGCCTTTCTTGAATCTTCATTAAATGAAATCTTCCGTGCGACCGTCAGTGACATTCTAGATTCAGTGGAACAAACTGTCGGCGAGTATCAGCATAAAATTCAGCGAATTGAGTCCGAAAATGAAGATCTGAGAAAACGACTGTGTGCAGAAGAAAACAGGACAAATTATATCAAAACTGGTGCGTGCAATTTGCTAAATTATATCATAGTTAGTATACACTGCTCTGTTTTTTGCTTAATGCGTGAAAATGTGTTGCACATAATAGCTGTGTGCATTTGATTATTCCCTCTGTGATTATCATTTGCAAACGCATCTGATATAAcgttatatgtaaatgtaaataacaaggTGTGTCCAGGGGTGAAGTATTTGTTTCTAAAATCCAATTCACTCTGTCATAACAAACAGGAACATTTAATCCATATAACGAAACTGCTGTTTGTTATCATCTGATATGTTTTTCAACCagtaatgttttatgtaaacTCTATTTTAATCCTCTGCAAGAGTTTAACTCTTTGGAGATCAGTGTGATTTCCTTTGTTACTCGTGACTTATATTGAACATATCATGTTGgccagtaaaaatatgtttttgtgtgtgttgcagaAGATGAAGATTGTGTTGTGGCTCAGCTTGACTTTTCAAGAGACACTTTCAGCCAGACTTCATCTGCTCATATGAATGAATACAATGATCAGACGAAGATGGTTGGAGATTTACTGTGCAGCCATACAAAATCACAAACCACAGATGTCACGTCGTTCCAGCTAAACAAGGATTGTGCaacaacatatttatttgtaaaggCCGACCCAGACACGGAGGATGGATGTGCTGTCGACCTTTCAGATCCTCATGCGTCTCCTAAATACAcctgtaaagaaataaaaatagaggATACTAAGGAGAACTTTGACTCTGAACATCACGCTTTATTTAAACATCCGTTAGAGCCAGAGATCAACTCTAATGACTGTGATGTTAAAGTAACGGTAGTGTCAGACACACACCTTTATCATGTTGATGAAGGTGAGTGCAGCAGACATGCAGCGTTGGAGAATGGAGTACGGGAGTCACCGGAGCCCGATATCATCTCTGATGAAGAGTCTAATACAGACAGACTGTCCGATGAGGGACTTTCTGGACTGCTGCATATGACGGCGTCGACGCCAAACT includes:
- the LOC109078290 gene encoding PH and SEC7 domain-containing protein 1-like, coding for MEDIVDYQESEPYLEAMQYIERMKQDNESTLENETIPRKSCEGLDLPDHGVSLYPVTVPCAPLSYATVQWDAPETPTEPPGSSETELDSIAEPSFDWTLDLPSADLNYNTNQDAIVDFLPEAESQLDVRLASSQTYDAQKSDTQTQLALLHEEPSMSFADVNDSRADVTEEHSEPSDDIQIFMDARDSEIQLDQDSSQSHDDKEPDTLVLPQMNFADEETKDSGSEKQTREWTETEANGESSDARTDIQDQIQGPDQCLEKEESIPPEVQPDQSQDAIITGPTEQPEQLSDLMDNSVEIEEVILTREPEKISTTVTVTEMNQNNGTFQHAEEIQDHSEQFNAQDQEYVEKPVGSEQKSEPENGLPEQAESELGDQPEQFGCPDENESSEQIQCSEEEKPCEQTPQSEMEPSECSDTSSDMNQPTVLTDMAQHAQDMTSEHHMQDKLPVLDTNTAGPCINGSVEVMDRAKAQHLAVKLYRLDGFRRTDVVRHLDKDNEFSHAVGEEYLKFFDFTNQSLEQALRSFLKEVVLIGETQERERVLQHFSSRFQQCNPDTFSSVGSVLTLTCAIMLLNTDLHGQNVGKPMTSSEFVSNLDGMNGGENFNKDYLKSLYSSIKSDPLQWAIEDKVLAKSMMLEQDLDQDGCLRSKSNPFQDLPHDTKATVFQKGFLKRKAHADIDGKRTPWGKRSWKTFYAMLKGMVLYLQKDDYVKDCQSSEEVVSVHHALAEQALNYTKRPHVFRLQTADWRVFLFEAASTEQMNSWIGRINLVSALYSSPPFPAAVGSQRKFCRPILPATQSNLMLDKQLQSHAAMLHSFQQDLTSLQQEAPDSRKSKARELEELRQREEYLQYEKSRYEVYLKVLEAWQELEKSDSSVGDKLNVFDEGLWRGVMDEQQDEADAGMKRSHSSPSLELETPPHPVVKVRRNISERRTYRKIIIPRSNKEL